Within bacterium, the genomic segment TAATTTTATTATTCATTATCTTCTATGTGCTCAAGAATGGGCTGGCAGTAATAGATTTAGAATTTCTTTTAAGTTCACCAAAAGAACTCGGCAGAGCTGGAGGAATATTCCCCTGCATTATAGGAACAATTATCCTTCCCGTAGTAGCAATTCTCATTGCCACGCCGCTTGGTGTTGGCACTGCCATCTATTTAACAGAATACACAAGAGAGAGTCGGTTGACAAAAATAATTAGATTTGGCACTGAATGTCTGGCTGGAGTGCCATCTATTATCTTTGGTTTATTTGGATTTGTTCTTTTTGTTGTTTATCTTGGTTTTGGTTGGTCAATTCTCTCTGGAGGATTTACATTGGCTTTTATGATTCTGCCAACAATAATTCGCACTTCGGAGGAGGCAATTAAATCTGTGCCTTATGCCTATCGTGAGGTAAGTTTTTCACTTGGCGGAACCAAATGGCAAAGTATTACCAGAGTTGTGCTTCCTCAAGCATTACCCGGAATAGTTACCGGCATAATCTTAGGTATAGGTAGAAGTATCGGCGAGACCGCCGCGGTAATATTTACGGCTGGTTCATCCTTACAAATCCCGGATTCTTTATTTGATTCAAGTAGAACGATGGCTGTCCATTTTTACATTTTGACCCGCGAGGGTATCTCTATGCAAAATGCCTACGGCACAGCCACTATCCTGATAATTGCTATTTTATTAATTAATCTCTTTGCCTACTGGTTGATGCACCGGTTTATGGCAAAGTTTTCCTGATAGGGTTTAACAATAGGGCTTCACGAAATTATAAAGTAAGTAATCGGTTAAATGGTAATTGGTAACTAATTACCATTCACCAGTTACCAATTACCAAAAATATGGAGTGCAAAATTGGAAGATAAAATTATCGTTAAAGACCTTAACCTTTACTTTGGCTCATTTTGTGCTCTGAAATCTATTAATCTGGAGATTAGAGCGAATGAGATTTTAGCCATTATTGGGCCGGCAAAATCAGGAAAAACTACATTTTTACGCAGTTTAAATAGATTAAATGACTTAATTCATAATGTAAAAGTAGAAGGCGAGGTTCATCTTGATGGTAAAAATATTTACAAAGAGGATATTTCACTTAGCTGGCTTCGACGAAAGGTAGGAATGGTATTTGCCCTGCCGGTTCCACTTCCAGGAAGTATATTTGAAAATATTACCTACGGACCTAAACTGGC encodes:
- the pstA gene encoding phosphate ABC transporter permease PstA; translated protein: MRIKPLFIEQIVKKTLFLGTALTVLILLFIIFYVLKNGLAVIDLEFLLSSPKELGRAGGIFPCIIGTIILPVVAILIATPLGVGTAIYLTEYTRESRLTKIIRFGTECLAGVPSIIFGLFGFVLFVVYLGFGWSILSGGFTLAFMILPTIIRTSEEAIKSVPYAYREVSFSLGGTKWQSITRVVLPQALPGIVTGIILGIGRSIGETAAVIFTAGSSLQIPDSLFDSSRTMAVHFYILTREGISMQNAYGTATILIIAILLINLFAYWLMHRFMAKFS